A single region of the Neodiprion pinetum isolate iyNeoPine1 chromosome 5, iyNeoPine1.2, whole genome shotgun sequence genome encodes:
- the Chchd2 gene encoding coiled-coil-helix-coiled-coil-helix domain-containing protein 2 produces the protein MPRRGRSASPPPRRATVPARAAPPPAQPPMQAAPSAPMAAPSQGPSLMGQMAATAGGVAIGSAVGHTIGHAMTGMFSGGSDQPAAAAPAAPQASVAGNAEPSGPCAWEIKQFLECAQGQSDLTLCEGFNEALRQCKVSNRVM, from the exons ATGCCTCGACGAGGACGTTCCGCAAGTCCACCACCCCGAAG GGCGACGGTACCTGCGAGGGCTGCACCACCTCCAGCCCAGCCACCTATGCAGGCTGCGCCATCAGCCCCAATGGCCGCTCCATCCCAAGGTCCATCTCTGATGGGACAAATGGCAGCAACCGCCGGTGGTGTGGCAATTGGATCAGCAGTTGGACATACTATTGGACACGCAATGACTGGAATGTTTAGCGGAGGTTCAGACCAGCCTGCGGCCGCTGCTCCGGCTGCGCCTCAAGCTTCCGTGGCAGGCAATGCCGAACCCAGCGGACCTTGCGCATGGGAGATTAAACAGTTCCTCGAATGTGCACAGGGTCAATCAGACTTGACTCTGTGTGAGGGCTTCAACGAGGCCCTTCGCCAGTGCAAAGTTTCAAACC gTGTAATGTAG